One window from the genome of Nicotiana sylvestris chromosome 9, ASM39365v2, whole genome shotgun sequence encodes:
- the LOC104238721 gene encoding dehydrin HIRD11, which produces MAGIIHKIEEKLHIGGHKEGEKDKHHEADKHKEEEKHKKDHGHSSGEHKEGIVEKIKEKIHGEEGGEHHHKEGEEKKKKKDKKDKKEKKHDGHDSSSSDSDSD; this is translated from the coding sequence ATGGCAGGAATCATTCACAAGATAGAGGAGAAACTCCACATTGGAGGCCACAAGGAAGGAGAGAAAGACAAACACCATGAGGCTGATAAGCACAAGGAAGAAGAGAAGCACAAAAAGGATCACGGCCATAGCAGCGGAGAGCACAAGGAAGGGATTGTTGAGAAGATAAAGGAAAAGATCCATGGAGAAGAAGGCGGAGAGCACCATCACAAGGAAggagaggagaagaagaagaaaaaggacaaaaaggaCAAAAAGGAGAAGAAGCACGATGGGCATGACAGCAGCAGCAGCGACAGCGATAGCGATTAG